From a single Bifidobacteriaceae bacterium genomic region:
- a CDS encoding choice-of-anchor M domain-containing protein — translation SIPLSATQGGVDWKLTDMSGPGEFALYETGSFGEPSVLFATRDGITGADEFTIPKNTHAHGSWAFSEQGVYCLGFTRSAVLADGGAVSDEFTLAVAVGEADVMGVDPANCVPAGVATVPAAPAAPTAAVDGSSVAVSWAAPDDGGSAITGYTVRLLGGDESLTQDVAADATSVVFTDVPAGSWTATVVAANAVGSSEPSPASNAVAVASTPDPGPEPTVPAAPAAPTAAVDGDVVTVGWVAPDDGGSPLTGFTVSLLGGDNPLVRDVGGDATSAVFAGVEPGTYRATVIAVNAVGASAASPESAPVTIEPAASEPDPGEPDPGDPDPGEPGPGAPDPGEPGPGAPDPSDPDPGEPHPDPEVAPVPEGELTGASRGGVDVPDAATPGAQIVVAVPGHAGQQVRVWLHSTPVLLGTVTLDADGRVVVTIPAGTPAGDHRIVVQALDGSLIGWDGIVIRAASRPAKPQPDDEALPVTGADIGWPLIGAAGLLLLGAFARIRARERRTRPANT, via the coding sequence AGTCGATCCCGCTTTCCGCGACGCAGGGTGGTGTGGACTGGAAGCTGACGGACATGTCGGGTCCGGGCGAGTTCGCTCTGTATGAGACGGGCTCGTTCGGGGAGCCGAGTGTGCTGTTCGCCACCCGCGACGGAATCACCGGCGCGGACGAGTTCACTATCCCGAAGAACACGCACGCGCACGGGTCGTGGGCGTTCTCCGAGCAGGGTGTGTACTGCCTGGGGTTCACCCGGTCGGCGGTGTTGGCCGACGGCGGGGCGGTGTCGGATGAGTTCACGTTGGCGGTCGCGGTGGGCGAGGCTGACGTGATGGGCGTCGACCCGGCCAATTGCGTGCCGGCGGGGGTCGCCACGGTTCCGGCGGCGCCCGCTGCACCGACCGCCGCCGTGGACGGGTCGTCGGTGGCGGTGTCCTGGGCGGCGCCGGATGACGGCGGTTCCGCGATCACCGGTTACACGGTGCGTTTGCTGGGCGGGGATGAGTCGTTGACCCAAGACGTGGCCGCGGACGCGACGTCGGTTGTGTTCACGGACGTGCCCGCCGGTTCTTGGACGGCGACGGTGGTGGCCGCGAACGCGGTTGGCTCTTCGGAGCCGTCGCCGGCGTCGAACGCGGTCGCGGTCGCCTCGACCCCAGACCCCGGCCCTGAGCCGACCGTCCCGGCGGCCCCGGCGGCGCCGACCGCGGCTGTTGACGGGGACGTGGTGACGGTCGGTTGGGTCGCTCCGGACGATGGGGGTTCCCCGTTGACCGGGTTCACCGTGAGCCTTCTGGGCGGAGACAACCCGCTGGTGCGGGATGTGGGCGGAGACGCCACCTCGGCGGTGTTCGCCGGTGTTGAGCCGGGCACCTACCGTGCCACGGTGATCGCTGTCAACGCCGTCGGCGCGTCGGCGGCCTCCCCCGAATCGGCGCCGGTGACAATCGAACCCGCCGCCTCGGAACCCGACCCAGGCGAACCAGACCCTGGCGACCCTGATCCCGGTGAGCCCGGTCCCGGCGCTCCTGATCCCGGCGAGCCTGGTCCCGGCGCCCCTGATCCAAGTGACCCCGACCCCGGTGAGCCCCACCCGGACCCGGAGGTGGCTCCGGTGCCGGAGGGTGAGTTGACTGGGGCGTCGCGCGGCGGGGTGGACGTGCCCGACGCGGCCACGCCTGGCGCCCAGATCGTGGTGGCGGTGCCGGGACACGCCGGCCAGCAGGTGCGGGTGTGGCTGCATTCGACCCCGGTGCTGTTGGGTACGGTCACGTTGGACGCGGACGGCCGGGTGGTGGTGACCATCCCGGCTGGCACGCCGGCAGGCGACCACCGGATCGTGGTGCAGGCTCTGGACGGCTCCCTGATCGGATGGGACGGCATCGTGATCCGGGCGGCCTCCCGGCCGGCCAAGCCGCAGCCGGACGATGAGGCGCTTCCCGTCACGGGCGCGGACATCGGCTGGCCCCTGATCGGGGCGGCCGGGCTGCTGCTGCTCGGAGCATTCGCGCGGATCAGGGCGCGCGAACGCCGCACCCGCCCGGCGAACACCTGA